The DNA region AACATTAAACGCCACCACCGGATTCACCGCATCCGTCGTCACCGCCGTCATCTTTACCATGTGATGTCCCGCCGGCGTTACCGCCTTCTTCGCGAGTCCCACCATAAACGTCTTCCCCTCTCGCCGGGCCACCGCCCCCGCCACCCAATCCGGCTCGCTCTTAACACTCACGACCTCCACCTCGCCCGCGTCCGTTCCGAGGTGAGTCAAAGTCACCTCTCCCACCGCCTCTTTGCCCCGCACACTCGGCGCCAGCGTCAGAAACGGCGGTGACACTTCCCACCGCTCATACGGCGACACTGTCACCTTCACCGGCACCACCACATCCCCGGCCGACGTCCGCACCACCACCCGCCGCGTAACTTCGCCCTGATAGCTCCGCGTCTCCGTCTTGATCGCCAGCTCCGTCCGCTCGCCCGCGCCGAGCGACTGCTTCCCCAGCGTGCCCGCCGTACAACTACAATCCGCCTGCACATCATAAATCGTCACCGCCTCCTTCCCCGCGTTCACCAGCACAACCTTAGACTCCACCACCGTATTCTGCGTCCGCCGCCCCAAATCCACCACCCCCGGCTCCGCCACAATCTGCGCCTCAGCCCCCAATACCCACCCTGCCAGCAACCACGCACAGATCATCGCTCGCAACATTTGCTTCATACCCGTCACCCTGCCGGGCCTCCGGCTCTCCGCAAGACAGCTTCCGCGAGCAGAGTCCCGGATCACCCGTTCTCGATCTCAAACGAAAGCCGGATCATATCCAGACAGCGCACCCCGCCCTCGAAAATGGGCGGATCCTAAACCTCAAAAAAAATCCTGCTCGATGCCCGTGATTCGAAATCCGTTCCGTTGATAAAACATCAACGGCCCCACGCTTGAGTTACCAGTGAGAGAACCTTGAGCCTTACCGAAGAAACCGACGGCGGCATCCTCGACGTGCTTTTCTCCATCAAAGGCGTCGGCGACTTCGCCCGCCTCCGCCAAAACGCCATCGCCCTCTTCGGCCGCACATATCGCGTCGTCTCTCTCGAAGACTTTATCGCCGTCAAAGAACTCCGCGCCATCGCCGCGAAATGGTGCGCGGGATCGATACGGTCCGGGGAGCGCACGCGGCCCGCCGGACACGGATCGAAACCATTTCCACCGCGCCCACTCCGCAGGAAAAACCGCTCAACCGACGGCCATCCGCCTCGCATCAACCCTCGGTCTTTTTCTTCTCCGCCATCTTCCGCGCGATCTCGCCCTCGAAAAGCACCGTCTGCGTCGGAAACGCGAACGACAACCCCCGCGTCTCCACCGCCTTGATGAACGCCAGGTTCAACCGCATGCGCAGCTGCATGTGCTTGTGGAAATCCGGGTCTTTAACGACATAGACCAGCCAGATATCGAGGGACGAGGCGCTGAAATCGCGGAAGTAACAAATCACCGACGTCGGATCGATTTCCTCCTCCGCCAGAAGCAGCCGCCGGATCTCGCCCACCAGCTCCTCCATTTGCTCCGCACTCGTGCTGTAGGTTAATCCCAGCACCTGCTCGACCCGACGCTGCGTGAACCGTGCGAGATTCGTGATGCTCTCCGACGCGACCGTCTTGTTCGGAATGACCACCAGCGCCTTGTCCACCCGCCGGATCTTCGTCGAGCGCAGCCCGATGTCCTCCACCGCCCCGGTCGTCCCTGCCACTTGGATCGTCTCCCCGATCTTGAACGGCTGGTCCACCGCCACCACCACTGATCCGAAGATATTCGCGATCGTGTCCTGCGCGGCGAGCGCCACCGCGAGTCCGCCGATGCCCAGACCCGCGAGAAACGCCTTCACGTCCGCCCCCAGGCTCTGCGCGATCATCAACACCCCGAACACGAAGAAAATCGCGAGCAGCGTCTTCTTGATCCACGGCATGAACGCCGCCACGCCCATCTTCTTCGCCACCGCCTTCTCGTGCAGATGATCGAGGACCGTGTTGAAGATCCTCAACAAAAACCAAAATACCACGAACGAGAACGCGATCGTGTACATATACCCGAGCATGTTGTCCGCCGAGGGCGTCAGCTTCAGCGCCTTGATCGCCGCCACACTGCCCACCACCAGGATCAGAGCGGTCACCGGCCCCTGCACCGCCCTGAACAACTTGTCGTCAACCGTCGTCTCCGTCCTCGCCGTCAGCTTGCGCAGGAATGCGAACAAAATGTTCACGACCACTTTGCAGACGATGAACGTGATCAACAAAATCGCCGCGCACGCGATATAACGCACCGGACCGTTCTCCGAATTCTGCACATCGAACTGCTCCAGAATCACGTCCACCGCATGCTCGATGAATTCCGGCGTCTCCGGCATTTTCACCTGACCGCTCGCCACCGCCGCCGCAGCCGCGGTCGTGTTCGCAGCCTCCGTCGCGCCACCTGCGGGCGCCGCGCTCTGCGCGAAAACCTGCGCGGCGGAAAAAAACATCAGGACCGTTAAAAGACGCTGCATCGAGTTCATGACCCGCCTTTCAATTCCGCTTCCGCCCGCTGTCAACGCCCCGGCTGGAAAACCACCCCCGATCTTGTAACCGGTAAAACCCAACCCCGGGCTTGCCCCGCGCATTCGCCGACAACCACACTCCGCCCCTCATTTTCCTATGATACTCGCCGTCATCGACCAACTCCCCCTCTGGGCCTGGGCCGCCTTCATGCTCTTTATCGTCGCGATGCTCGCGCTCGATCTGGGCGTCTTTCACAAAAACTCCCACGAGATCAAAACCAAGGAAGCCCTCATCTGGTGCGCTGTCTGGTTCACCCTCGCGATGGCCTTCAACGCCATCATCTACTTCTGGCGCGGCCCACAGCCCGCGATGGAGTTCTTCACCGGATACCTCATCGAGATCTGCCTGAGCGTGGACAACGTCTTCGTGTTCATCCTCATCTTCACCTTCTTCAAAGTTCCCAAGATCCACCAGCACCGCGTCCTCTTCTGGGGCATCATCGGCGCAGTCGTCATGCGCGCCCTCTTCATCGCCGGCGGCATCGCCCTCCTCAGCACCCTCGACTGGGTCCTCTACGTCTTCGGCGCCTTCCTTATCTTCACCGGCATCAAAATGGCCCTCCCCAAATCCGAGGAAGCCGATCCCGAGAAAAACATCGCCGTCCGCCTCGTCCGCAAATTCTTCCCCGTCACGCCGACATTCGTCGGCGGCAAATTCTTCACCACGATCAACGGCCGCCGCTACGCCACCCCGCTCTTCATCGTCCTCATCGCCATCGAGACCACGGACGTCATCTTTGCCGTCGATTCCATCCCCGCCATCCTCGGCATCACCAAAGACGGCTTCATCGTTTTCACGTCCAACATCTTTGCGATCCTTGGCCTGCGCTCCCTCTACTTCGCCCTCTCCGGCTCCATGCAGCTCTTCCGCTTCCTCGGCCTCGGACTCGCCCTCATCCTCATCTTCATCGGCGTGAAAATGGTCCTCACCTGGGATCTCCTCGGCGGCCACCACGTCCCCATCGGCCTCTCCCTCGGCGTCATCGGCGGCATCATTGCCGTCTCCGTCATCGCCTCCCTCGTCTTCAAAGAAAAGAAGCCCGATCACCCCGCTAATCTGCCTGGCTCACCTCAGTAACTCACCCGACTCCATAAAAAGCCAAAGGCGCCAACCACCCGGTTCGCGCCTTTTTTGTGCCGATCAATCCACCACCGGCGAACCCAGTTTCGAGCGCGAAGACCGATAAGCCGCCTCGAACGACTCATGACCACTCGCGGTCACTTGCAAATCGCGGAGATGGCCGTCCTTCAGACCATAAATCCAGCCATGCACGGTGAGTGATTGTCCGCGGTCCCACGCCGAAGTGACAACCGTCGTCTGGCAAACATTTGCCACCTGCTCGATGACGTTGAGTTCGCACAACCGGTCGAGCTTTCTGCTCTCCTCCGGGATCGCCTGAATACAGCAGTAATGCCGGTCCTTCACATCCTGCACATGCCGGATCCAGTTATCGACGAGGCCGTGACGCTCGCATTTCAAAGCCGCGCGCACACCACCGCAGCCCGAGTGACCGCACACGATGATATGCTTAACTTTCAACACATCGACGGCGAACTGCATCGCCGAAAGACAGTTCAAATCTGAGTGCACGACGACATTCGCCACATTGCGGTGAACAAACACTTCGCCGGGCAGCACATTGATCAGTTCATTCGCAGGCACACGGCTGTCCGAACAGCCGATCCACATGTAATCGGGCTTTTGCTGGCGGGAGAGTTTTAGAAAAAACTCCGGGTCGCGGGCCGTGATGTTGGCCGCCCAGGCCTTGTTTTGGTCGAGCAGGAACGAGAGATCTTCCATGGACGCGGATGGTCTGGCCGAAGCCGCTAATGTCCACATCGAAGCTTAGGCTCCGTCCGCCACTTTTCGCCTGATGTATGCAAAAAAGAGGCGCGGCCGAAACCGCGCCTCTCGTCATGAAGCTACCTGTATTTAACCTGGGAAACTCGCCCGCTTTTCGGGACTCGCCTTAATCAAGCCACCGCAATTTTGCGCGGCTTGCGTGCCTCCGCCTTGGGCAGAGTCGCTGTGAGCACGCCGTCGACCAGCTCGGCGCGAATTTTATCCACGTCGATCGATTGATCGTGCTGCAGCGAGAGTTCGAAGGGGCGTTCACCAGACTCTCGATAAAGAGAGGTCCAGCCCGCAGGCTGTTTCCAGGAACGTTCGCCACGCACCGTCAACACACCGTCTTCATCGGTGATGCTAAGCCCGGCTTTAGCCACGCCCGGCAGCTGAACGGTCAGCGAGTACGCGTCTGCTGATTCCGTGACGCTGTAGACCGGACGTACACCGGGCGTAACACCGGCGTCGGCGGAATTGTCAGCGACCGAATCAAGGGACGGACGAGCGAACGAGGGGATGAGAGAATTGAGAAGAGACATGATAAAATTTCCTTTGGATTAAGTGAGTTTGAATAAAACACGTGAGGGTTGGTTATGCGCTCGCCGGTAATTAATTCACCGTGACCGCGATTTTCTTGGGCTTGGATTCTTCCTTTTTCGGAAGCGTCACGGTGAGCACGCCGTTTTCGTAAGCGGCCGACACCTTTTCAGCGTCCACGTTTTCGGGAAGCACCACTGAGCGATTCAGCGCAACGGTTTCCTCGCTTTCGCCGCTCTTGGTTTTGCGCGTCGCCTTGAGGTTGAGATAACCGTCGACGACTTCGACACCGAGATCGGCGCGGTTGATACCCGGAAGCTCGGCACGCACATAGGCGTTTTCCTTGTCTTCAAAGACATCGACCGGGAAACGACCGGACGCAGGCGCGCCCACGACATGTCCAAGTGTGGACTCGAAAAGGCGGTCGATTTCGCCTTCGAGACCCGCCCACGGACTCTGCCGAAAGGACGAGATGAAACGATTGTTTGGATAGCTATAGCGTACGATTCTCATGGTAATTTTCTTTTGGGTTTAGTGGTCGAACCGAAGTTCGATTGAATGTCCCAAGTATAGCTTGCGGGATGCCGCAGCTCTCCGCGCAGCAAGTCGCCGAATTTCCGATACTTACCATTTTCGCACAATGCAGGCTGTGAAATTCTGTCCACCCTGCTGTCGCACTTACCGCGAAAAAACGTCACATTTCCATCTCTCTAATTCCCCAGCGCTTCCTTCTTTGCGCCTTCGCGCCTTTGCGTGAGCCCAACTCCGTCCTCCGCGCTTCCGGCTTTCCTCAATACGTCACGCCCACATCCGCCAGCCACCGATCCAGCGTCGCCTGATTCCCCAACGTATCGTCGAGACTCATCTCCGGCACTTCTTTCAGCCCCGCCGCGACCGCCTTCGCAAAAACATCCGCCTCCACCGCATAAAGCGGCAGCGGCGACTTCACCGCGATTTCCTCCGGCTGCTCCACGCCTTGCTTATGCAGCCACAAACTCGTCTGGCCGCCATGCCGCGCCGGATGCCACGGCGCCGGCACATGCAGCCAGCCGCCCGTCCCATAAATACGCACGCCCACTTCCTGCCTCAATCCGACACCCGTCGAAAGCACCGCGACGGTCCCATTCGCAAACTTCGCCACCGCGCCAGCGTACACGTCGATGCCCGTCTGCGGATGCACCTGCCCGAGCCCGTGAAACTCCACCGGGTCGGCAAACAGTTTTCCATCCGCCGCCCCCGCGATCAACCGTGAGAACGAAACCGGATAGCAGCCCACATCCAAAATTCCCCCGCCGCCGAGCTCCTTCGAAAACTGCCGCCCCGCCGCGTCGAACGGTTTCCAAAACCCAAACGCCGCCTGCACCATCCCGATTTTCCCGAGAACTCCGCTGCGAATAATCTCCACCACCTTCGCCGTCTGCGGCGCGCACCGATACATGAAAGCCTCCATGAACAACACGCCCTTCGCCCGCGCCGCCGAGACCATCCGCACCGTCTCCGACTTATTCATCCCCAGCGGCTTTTCACACAGCACATGTTTCCCCGCCGCCACCGCCCTGAGCGCCCACTCCAAATGCTGCGGATGCGGCGTCCCGATATAGACCGCCTCCACCTCCGCATCCGCGAGCAACGCTTCATAACTCCCGTGCGCCCGCATCGCCCCGCCATGCGCCGCCGCAAATTTCCCCGCCGACGACTGCGTCCGACTTCCCACCGCGACCACGCGACTGAACTCCGACTTGGCCACATCCACCGCAAATTCCGACGCGATCCGGCCCGTGCTGATAATACCCCAGTTCAAACGCGTGTTACTCATGCCCCGTCCCTAATCACTCCCTCCCGCCAAACGCACGCCCAACCTTTTCGACCCGTTCACACTCTCGCCGTCCAATCCTGTTAATCCTCTCAATCCTGTCCAAAACTCCGCCCTCCCCACGTTTCCCGTCCACTGTACCGCCTCCTGGCAAAAAACTCCGTGCCCCCGCCCGCCCTCCCTGCTTCATTCCCCACTCTCACTCTCCGTTCACCGTACGCATCGCACACCGCATGAGCTTCGACTTCGACACCGTCCACCCACGCCTCGGCACCGACTCCCAGAAATGGCAGAAGTACGAGGGCAAAGACATCCTCCCACTCTGGGTGGCCGACATGGATTTCCGCTCCTCACCCGCGATCATCGAAGCGCTTCACCGCCGCGTGGATCACGGCATCTTCGGCTACGCCCGCCCCACCAAGTCCGAAGTCTCCGCCGTCGTCGACGCGATGCAGCGCCGCTACGGCTGGACCATCGACCCGAGCTGGCTCGTCTGGCTCCCCGGCCTCGTCTGCGGCCTCAACGTCACCGCCCAAGCCTTCGCGCAACCGGGCGAAGAAGTCCTCTGCAACACCCCGGTCTATCCGCCCTTCATGACCGCCCCGCGCAACTCCGGACGCGTCTCCGTCACCATCCCGCTAGCGCTCGATTCCGCCGCCCGCCGCTGGGAAATCGACTGGGACGCCATGGAACGCGCCGTCACCCCGCGCACCAAACTCTTCTTCCTCTGCAACCCCCACAACCCCGTCGCCCGCGTCTTCCGCCGCGACGAACTCCAGCGCATCGGCGAATTCTGCCTGCGCCATAATCTGATTCTCTGCTCCGACGAGATCCACTGCGACCTCATCCTAGACGACATCCCTCACATCCCCACCGGACTCCTCGGCGGCGAGATCGCCAACCGCACCGTCACGCTCATGGCCCCGAGCAAGACCTACAACGTCCCCGGACTCGGCACCTCCTTCGCCATCATCAGCAACCCGCAACTCCGCGCCACCTTCGTCCGCGCCACCGCCGGCATCGTCGCCGAAGTCACCACGCTCGGCTTCGCCGCCTGCGAAGCCGCGTATCGGGATAGCGAGGACTGGCGCCAGGGCTTGCTCGCCTACCTCCGCGGCAATCGCGATTTCCTCCTCGATTTCACCGCCCGCGGACTCCCCGGCATGAAAATCGAAGCCCCCATCGAGGCCACCTACCTCGCGTGGTTCAACATCGAGGCCCTCAATCTCACCGATCCCGTCGCCCATTTCGAAAAACACGGCGTCGGCCTCAGCGAAGGCGCCTTCTTCGGCACGCCCCGCGGCAAAAACATCCGCCTCAACTTCGGCTGCCCCCGCGCCACCCTCACCGAAGCGCTCACGCGCATGAAACGCGCCGTCGCTGCTGCTCGCAGCCTCGCTTCTTAAAGCGTGGCTGCTCTATTTCGAGCCAAGCTCTTCAGCTTTCCGAGGTAGGGCGGGTTGTCCCTAAAATGCCGGCTCACCGTCGCCCGCTTTAAGGCAAAAACCGCGCCGCCCACTCCACCTTTGCCAGCGGCCTCGGCCGATACTCGCCGAACAACCGGTACCGCAGCCGCGCCACGACCTTGTACAACGGATCGCGCAGCCACCGCGGAATCACCCGCAACCACGACACCACCCGCCACACACCGCCGAGCTCCGCCAGCACCTGCAACACCCCGTCCGTCCTGGACCAGTGCGGCCCATCCTTGCGCGGAAAATCCGGCACGAAAATCAAGCTGTCGAAATCCTCCGTGGGCAACCCGCGCTCCCGCAAAATCGCCTGCGCCGTCGGCCCTTGAAGGGGCGCGAACCGCAGCGTGCCCGCTTTATCGATACGCAGCAGCAGCCGTACGCACGCGTTGCACAGTCCACACGTCCCGTCGTACATCAGCAGCGGCGTGCGACGAAGGGCTGTCTCGGGTACGTGGGTGGTCATGGGTGAATCCGGATTCGCGGGCCGCACTAAACGTTCCGGCCCCGCCCAGTGTTTTTCCCAATTCCCGCCCCGCCAATCCCAAAAACTTCCCCCGCGTTACCGCTCACCGTCTCCGCACTAGTTCGTAGTCACTTTTGCGAATACGCGCGGCGTTGAACTTCGCCTTGGGCGCTCGCAGCTAGTAGGCGGCCCGCTTTCACCGGCCCCCGCATCATCAAAAATCAGCCCTCCCGCTCCCATGAAAACACCATCCCGCCTCCGTCTCCTCCGCTCCCTCGGCCTGTCCGCGCTCGCGCTCACGCTGGGTACCACCGCCCTCCACGCCGCCATCGGCGACATCGCCGTCACCAACGATCCCTACAGCGCCGTCTCCGTCACCGCCAACACCCCCCTCACCGTCGCCGATCCCGCCGCCGGCGCGATCAAAGGCGGCACCGGCACCACCGTCTCCAGCGCCGTCCTCCGCATCACCACCAACGAATCCACCAACCGCAAAGTCCAGGTCTCCCAGACCGGCGTCCCCACCGGCGCCACGCTCACCCTGCAACTCGGCACCTACACCACCACCGACATCACCGAGGTGAACAGCGGCAACCCCATCACCGTCACCGGCACCGCCGCCGACTTCATCACCGGCATCAAAAACTACGCCTCCAACGTCGACGATCCCTCCGGCCTCCCGCTCGAGTACGTCCTCACCCTCGGCGAAAACACCCCGAACGGCCCCGCCACCATCAACGTCACCTACACCATTCTCGCCCAGTAACCAGATTCCCCGTACACGTCGCTCCGCGCGTCGTCCGCCGCTGCCCGCTGTCCGTCCGTTCGCGATGAGCCCCGCTCCGCACCACCGCGCGGCCACGACCAACCGCGCCTTCCTCCTCGCCTGCACCTGCGCCGCCTGGCTGGCGCTCGCCCCGCCATCCGGCGCGGTCAACTCCATCGAGTTCGTCGCCGGCGCCTCCCAGTCGCAGCTCATCACCGCCGCGCACCTGACCGGAGGCCCCGGCGCCGACTACGCGAGCCGCATTCCCCTCGGCGGACTCTTCACACTGCGCGTGAACTCCGATCAACCCTGCCGAATCTCCGTCCAGCGCCAGAACACCGGCGTCTGGTTCGTCGAGGGCCAGCTCCTCGTGCAGATCGTCGAGATCGGCGCCTCCGCCGACGAACGCCCGCCCGTGCCCATCGATTCCTCCGCCGCCCCGCTGATCGACAGCGCCTCCCCGCTCATCGATCAGACCTACGGCCTCCGCTACCTCCTCGACGGCATGTCGGTCAAAAACGCCCCGCGCACCTACACGACCGAGATCCTCTTCACCGTGACCGATCTGGAATGAAAACACCCCGCCCCGTCCTCCTCGCCGCACTCGCCTCGCTGACCATCGCCCTCGCGCCCGCCCAGCCATCGCCACTCGCGTCATCAACTCCGCCAGCCGCCACCATCATCGTCAGCGGCGAACTCACCCGCGAATTTCAACTCGCCCCCGCCTCCTCCGCCGAGGGCCAGCTCGTCCTGCGCAACACCTCCGCCACACCCGGCCGCGCCCGCATCTACCAACTCGATTACTCCCTAGATGCCGATGCGCACATCTACACCGATCCCGGCCAGCTCCCGCGCTCCAACGCCCCGTGGATCGAGCTCGGCGAGCGCCAGCCCGAACTCGCCCCCGGCGAAACCCGCATCGTCCCCTTCAAAGTCTCCGTGCCTTCCGACCCCTCCCGCAGCGGCACCTACTGGAGCATGATCATGGTCGAGGGCCTCGCCGCCGACCCACAGCCGGAAAACGCCAACGCCGTCTCAGTACGCTCCGTCATACGTTATGGGATACAGATTATCACCCACGTCGGCGGCTCTGCCTCCGCCCGCCCTGCGATTTCCCACCAACGCATCGCCGCCGCCAACGACCGCCACTCCGTCTGCTTCGACCTCGCCAATACCGGCGACCGCTGGCTCCGCCCCAAAATGGAGCTCCGCCTCTTCGACGGCTCCGGCCGCTCCCTCGGCGTCTTCCCCGCGCCCACAACCCGCGTCTACCCCGGTGCCTCCGCGCCCCAAAAATTCGACCTCCCCGCGCTCCCCGCCGGCGACTACCTCGCCCTCATTGTCCTGGACACCGACGACGAACTCTATGGAGCCCAATACCGGTTCCGCCTCGACGATTGAGTGATCGCCCACAGCCGCAGTCTGCTCGCACTGGCCGCGCTCGTCGCCGGCCTCGCCGGTCCCCGCTTGCTCGCGGAGACGACCCTCGCCGTCCGCAGCGGACAATCCGCCACCATCGCCCCCGGCGGATTTTTCTCCGCCACCGTCGCCCTTCGCGATTCCTCCGCCTCCTCGCCCGGCCCGCTGCTTCGTGAACACCTCCAGCTCCCTCCCGGCTGGACCGATCTCTCGCCCGCCGGCCTCGCCTTCTCGCTCACCGGCCCCGAGCAAATCCGCTTCATCGCCGTCGCCATCCCGCGCACTACCGCCGCCGGCGACTACACCCTGATCTACTCCGTCGGCCCCGAAACCGATCCAGCCCTCGAGCAAGCCCGTGCCGAACTCACCATCACCGTCCCCGCCGTCACCACCCTGCGGATCGAAAACGAAAACGCCCCCGCCCAACTCGTCGCCGGCGACCGCCTCACCGCCGTCTGGCGCGTGACCAACCAAAGCAACCACCCCGCCGCCCTCCTCCTCAAAGCCCGCAGCTCGCTCGATCTCCCCGTCACGCTCGCGCCCTCCTCCCCACTCCTCCAACCCGGCGAGAGCATCCTCGTCACCGCCACCGCCACCACGCCCGCTCAGCTTCGCGGCGAACAAACCCACCAGCTCCTCCTCGATGCACAGCTCGCCGGCGACGCCAAAAACTCCCGCCAGGTCGTCGCCGCGCACACCCGCCTCTTCCCGCGCTTCACCACCGCCGCGCAGGCCGACAGCGACTTCCGCCTCTCCCTCCGCACCACCGCCGTCCAGCGCAAATTCCGCAGCCGCGAAGCCTCCGGCCTCCAGTCCGAACTCTCGGGCAATGGCTTCATCGATCCCGAGCGCACCCGCCGTATCGACTTCCTGCTACGCACCGATCCCGTCGTCAGCGGCCCGTCGCGAGTCCTCCCGCGCAGCCGCTACAGCTTCAGCTACCGCAGCCCCGCCCTCGATCTGCTCCTCGGCGACAACCAGTTCTCCCTCTCGCCCCTCACCCAACGCTCCCTCTCCGGCCGT from Nibricoccus aquaticus includes:
- a CDS encoding DUF1573 domain-containing protein translates to MKQMLRAMICAWLLAGWVLGAEAQIVAEPGVVDLGRRTQNTVVESKVVLVNAGKEAVTIYDVQADCSCTAGTLGKQSLGAGERTELAIKTETRSYQGEVTRRVVVRTSAGDVVVPVKVTVSPYERWEVSPPFLTLAPSVRGKEAVGEVTLTHLGTDAGEVEVVSVKSEPDWVAGAVARREGKTFMVGLAKKAVTPAGHHMVKMTAVTTDAVNPVVAFNVFMSVTSAVSVKPAPLVMPVGKVGKETRLKGELLGWDGDVPPRLELSKGTATIVGTGAEGLAFEIAVTPEKAGALTQLLRIYRGEELELEVAVILRAE
- a CDS encoding mechanosensitive ion channel family protein, producing the protein MFFSAAQVFAQSAAPAGGATEAANTTAAAAAVASGQVKMPETPEFIEHAVDVILEQFDVQNSENGPVRYIACAAILLITFIVCKVVVNILFAFLRKLTARTETTVDDKLFRAVQGPVTALILVVGSVAAIKALKLTPSADNMLGYMYTIAFSFVVFWFLLRIFNTVLDHLHEKAVAKKMGVAAFMPWIKKTLLAIFFVFGVLMIAQSLGADVKAFLAGLGIGGLAVALAAQDTIANIFGSVVVAVDQPFKIGETIQVAGTTGAVEDIGLRSTKIRRVDKALVVIPNKTVASESITNLARFTQRRVEQVLGLTYSTSAEQMEELVGEIRRLLLAEEEIDPTSVICYFRDFSASSLDIWLVYVVKDPDFHKHMQLRMRLNLAFIKAVETRGLSFAFPTQTVLFEGEIARKMAEKKKTEG
- a CDS encoding TerC family protein, which produces MILAVIDQLPLWAWAAFMLFIVAMLALDLGVFHKNSHEIKTKEALIWCAVWFTLAMAFNAIIYFWRGPQPAMEFFTGYLIEICLSVDNVFVFILIFTFFKVPKIHQHRVLFWGIIGAVVMRALFIAGGIALLSTLDWVLYVFGAFLIFTGIKMALPKSEEADPEKNIAVRLVRKFFPVTPTFVGGKFFTTINGRRYATPLFIVLIAIETTDVIFAVDSIPAILGITKDGFIVFTSNIFAILGLRSLYFALSGSMQLFRFLGLGLALILIFIGVKMVLTWDLLGGHHVPIGLSLGVIGGIIAVSVIASLVFKEKKPDHPANLPGSPQ
- the can gene encoding carbonate dehydratase gives rise to the protein MEDLSFLLDQNKAWAANITARDPEFFLKLSRQQKPDYMWIGCSDSRVPANELINVLPGEVFVHRNVANVVVHSDLNCLSAMQFAVDVLKVKHIIVCGHSGCGGVRAALKCERHGLVDNWIRHVQDVKDRHYCCIQAIPEESRKLDRLCELNVIEQVANVCQTTVVTSAWDRGQSLTVHGWIYGLKDGHLRDLQVTASGHESFEAAYRSSRSKLGSPVVD
- a CDS encoding Hsp20/alpha crystallin family protein — protein: MSLLNSLIPSFARPSLDSVADNSADAGVTPGVRPVYSVTESADAYSLTVQLPGVAKAGLSITDEDGVLTVRGERSWKQPAGWTSLYRESGERPFELSLQHDQSIDVDKIRAELVDGVLTATLPKAEARKPRKIAVA
- a CDS encoding Hsp20/alpha crystallin family protein; protein product: MRIVRYSYPNNRFISSFRQSPWAGLEGEIDRLFESTLGHVVGAPASGRFPVDVFEDKENAYVRAELPGINRADLGVEVVDGYLNLKATRKTKSGESEETVALNRSVVLPENVDAEKVSAAYENGVLTVTLPKKEESKPKKIAVTVN
- a CDS encoding Gfo/Idh/MocA family protein, with amino-acid sequence MSNTRLNWGIISTGRIASEFAVDVAKSEFSRVVAVGSRTQSSAGKFAAAHGGAMRAHGSYEALLADAEVEAVYIGTPHPQHLEWALRAVAAGKHVLCEKPLGMNKSETVRMVSAARAKGVLFMEAFMYRCAPQTAKVVEIIRSGVLGKIGMVQAAFGFWKPFDAAGRQFSKELGGGGILDVGCYPVSFSRLIAGAADGKLFADPVEFHGLGQVHPQTGIDVYAGAVAKFANGTVAVLSTGVGLRQEVGVRIYGTGGWLHVPAPWHPARHGGQTSLWLHKQGVEQPEEIAVKSPLPLYAVEADVFAKAVAAGLKEVPEMSLDDTLGNQATLDRWLADVGVTY
- a CDS encoding MalY/PatB family protein, with the translated sequence MSFDFDTVHPRLGTDSQKWQKYEGKDILPLWVADMDFRSSPAIIEALHRRVDHGIFGYARPTKSEVSAVVDAMQRRYGWTIDPSWLVWLPGLVCGLNVTAQAFAQPGEEVLCNTPVYPPFMTAPRNSGRVSVTIPLALDSAARRWEIDWDAMERAVTPRTKLFFLCNPHNPVARVFRRDELQRIGEFCLRHNLILCSDEIHCDLILDDIPHIPTGLLGGEIANRTVTLMAPSKTYNVPGLGTSFAIISNPQLRATFVRATAGIVAEVTTLGFAACEAAYRDSEDWRQGLLAYLRGNRDFLLDFTARGLPGMKIEAPIEATYLAWFNIEALNLTDPVAHFEKHGVGLSEGAFFGTPRGKNIRLNFGCPRATLTEALTRMKRAVAAARSLAS
- a CDS encoding thiol-disulfide oxidoreductase DCC family protein; this translates as MTTHVPETALRRTPLLMYDGTCGLCNACVRLLLRIDKAGTLRFAPLQGPTAQAILRERGLPTEDFDSLIFVPDFPRKDGPHWSRTDGVLQVLAELGGVWRVVSWLRVIPRWLRDPLYKVVARLRYRLFGEYRPRPLAKVEWAARFLP